The proteins below come from a single Oryzomicrobium terrae genomic window:
- a CDS encoding DUF1178 family protein, which translates to MIIYDLCCEQEHRFEGWFRSSDDFSRQQEARLLSCPVCASPRIEKIPSGGHIVRSGRCATAAETATTSAASAPLAPTPAAPQPTPEQLLRQLVSAVIQHTEDVGKNFADEARKIHNDEAPARAIRGQATADEYEALQDEGIDVLRLPVIGDDVTH; encoded by the coding sequence GTGATCATCTACGACCTTTGCTGCGAGCAGGAGCACCGTTTCGAGGGGTGGTTCCGCTCTTCCGACGATTTTTCCCGGCAGCAGGAGGCCCGTCTGCTCTCCTGTCCGGTCTGTGCCTCGCCGCGCATTGAGAAAATCCCCTCCGGCGGTCATATCGTCCGCAGCGGTCGCTGCGCAACTGCTGCCGAAACGGCGACAACCTCCGCGGCCAGCGCGCCTTTGGCGCCCACGCCCGCAGCCCCTCAACCGACGCCGGAACAACTGCTCCGGCAGTTGGTGAGCGCGGTGATCCAGCACACGGAGGATGTCGGCAAGAATTTTGCCGACGAAGCGCGCAAGATCCATAACGACGAAGCCCCGGCTCGGGCTATCCGCGGCCAGGCCACCGCCGACGAGTACGAAGCGCTCCAGGACGAAGGCATCGACGTGCTGCGCCTGCCGGTCATCGGCGACGACGTGACCCATTGA
- the pgsA gene encoding CDP-diacylglycerol--glycerol-3-phosphate 3-phosphatidyltransferase: MPFNLPIFLTWLRILAIPLLIAAYYVPDSWLSGQERNLAATLIFVVAALTDWLDGYLARALNQTSAFGAFLDPVADKLMVAAALIVLVQLDRTNAVIAAIIIGREITISALREWMAKIGAAKSVAVSMIGKVKTAAQMTAIPLLLFHAPYHGINVREWGTWLLWVAAVLTLWSMGYYMRMAWPEILRQEARQHGR; this comes from the coding sequence ATGCCGTTCAACCTGCCCATCTTCCTCACCTGGCTGCGCATCCTCGCCATTCCGCTGCTGATCGCCGCCTACTATGTGCCGGACAGTTGGCTGAGTGGGCAGGAGCGCAACCTCGCCGCCACCCTGATTTTCGTCGTCGCCGCGCTCACCGACTGGCTCGACGGCTACCTGGCCCGGGCGCTCAACCAGACCTCGGCCTTCGGCGCCTTCCTCGACCCGGTGGCCGATAAGCTGATGGTGGCCGCCGCCCTGATCGTGCTGGTCCAGCTCGACCGAACCAACGCGGTGATCGCCGCCATCATCATCGGTCGGGAGATCACCATCTCCGCCCTGCGCGAGTGGATGGCCAAGATCGGCGCCGCCAAGAGCGTGGCGGTATCGATGATCGGTAAGGTCAAGACCGCCGCCCAGATGACTGCCATCCCGCTGCTGCTGTTCCACGCCCCCTACCACGGCATCAACGTGCGCGAGTGGGGCACCTGGCTACTGTGGGTGGCCGCAGTGCTGACCCTGTGGTCCATGGGCTACTACATGCGCATGGCCTGGCCGGAGATCCTCCGCCAGGAGGCGCGCCAGCACGGACGCTGA